Proteins co-encoded in one Rhodopirellula bahusiensis genomic window:
- a CDS encoding glutamate synthase subunit beta, giving the protein MGKPTGFKEFDREKVAWRLPVIRINDYDEIYTEPKTEHLQRQGARCMDCGVPFCQSATGCPIDNLIPEWNDLVYNNRWKEAIERLHKTNNFPEFTGRVCPAPCEGSCVLGITNPPVTIKNIENAIVDRAWEEGWIVAEPPEQRTGKKVAVIGSGPAGLTAADQLNKAGHLVTVYERADRIGGLLQYGIPNMKLSKKAIQRRIDKMTEEGVTFKTGVNVGKDISPKDLQSEFDAVLLACGATKPRDLPISGREAKGVHFAMDFLTSNTQQRVHGDNLGADFISAEGKDVIVIGGGDTGTDCIGTSLRHGCRSMVNFELLPQPPAERADDNPWPEWPRIFRVDYGHEEAEAKFGKDPREYQILSKEYLVDDEGKLKGIKTVNVEWTKNDEGGWQMAEVEGSEKEWPAQLILLAMGFLGPEQTVAESLGLETDARSNFQAEHGKYATNIDGVFAAGDCRRGQSLVVWAINEGRGAARAIDIFLEGSSNLPAPGQTMGTSMSAV; this is encoded by the coding sequence ATGGGCAAGCCCACTGGATTCAAGGAATTCGATCGCGAAAAAGTTGCTTGGCGATTGCCAGTCATCCGGATCAATGACTACGACGAGATCTACACCGAACCCAAGACCGAGCACCTGCAACGTCAGGGCGCTCGCTGCATGGATTGCGGTGTTCCTTTTTGTCAGTCCGCGACCGGATGCCCGATCGACAACTTGATTCCCGAGTGGAACGACCTGGTCTACAACAATCGCTGGAAAGAAGCGATCGAACGTCTGCACAAGACCAACAACTTCCCTGAGTTCACCGGTCGCGTTTGCCCGGCACCTTGTGAAGGCTCGTGCGTGTTGGGAATCACCAATCCGCCTGTGACGATCAAGAACATCGAAAACGCGATCGTGGATCGTGCTTGGGAAGAAGGTTGGATCGTTGCCGAACCGCCTGAGCAACGGACCGGAAAGAAAGTCGCTGTCATCGGCAGTGGTCCAGCCGGATTGACCGCCGCGGACCAACTCAACAAAGCCGGGCACTTGGTCACCGTTTACGAACGAGCCGATCGCATTGGCGGTTTGTTGCAGTATGGGATTCCCAACATGAAGTTGTCGAAGAAGGCGATTCAGCGCCGGATCGACAAAATGACCGAAGAAGGCGTGACCTTCAAAACCGGAGTGAATGTCGGCAAGGACATCTCGCCGAAGGACTTGCAAAGCGAGTTCGACGCCGTCTTGTTGGCGTGTGGTGCAACCAAGCCACGCGATTTGCCAATCTCAGGTCGCGAAGCCAAAGGCGTTCATTTCGCGATGGACTTCCTCACGTCCAACACTCAGCAACGTGTTCACGGTGACAACCTGGGTGCCGACTTCATCAGCGCAGAAGGCAAGGACGTGATCGTTATCGGCGGTGGTGACACCGGGACCGACTGCATCGGAACCAGCCTCCGTCATGGTTGCCGCAGCATGGTCAACTTCGAGTTGCTGCCTCAGCCGCCCGCCGAACGTGCCGACGACAACCCATGGCCAGAATGGCCGCGTATCTTCCGTGTCGATTACGGTCACGAAGAAGCCGAAGCGAAGTTCGGAAAAGACCCTCGCGAATATCAGATCCTCAGCAAAGAGTATTTGGTCGACGACGAAGGCAAGCTGAAAGGCATCAAGACCGTCAACGTCGAATGGACAAAGAATGACGAAGGCGGCTGGCAAATGGCCGAAGTCGAAGGCAGCGAAAAAGAATGGCCTGCCCAACTGATCTTGTTGGCGATGGGCTTCTTGGGCCCCGAGCAAACCGTTGCAGAATCGTTGGGGCTCGAGACTGACGCTCGCAGCAACTTCCAAGCTGAACACGGCAAGTACGCAACCAACATCGACGGCGTCTTCGCCGCTGGTGACTGCCGCCGTGGACAAAGCCTGGTCGTTTGGGCCATCAACGAAGGCCGCGGCGCCGCTCGTGCGATCGACATCTTCTTGGAAGGTTCCAGCAACCTACCAGCCCCAGGCCAAACGATGGGCACCTCCATGTCCGCCGTCTGA
- a CDS encoding TIM barrel protein has product MPAQPPPSSEATNATTGAQNATTDQPTTSIRQSIMGWCFKPMPVMTLAAEAKKIGYVALEGVGAEHYPAIRELGLEISLVGSHGFQKGPLDPANHQAVEKSLRHGIDLAVKFGAPSVITFAGMRTPGITEEAAFRNCVSCWKRVAPYAEQNGIQIVLEHLNSVDDSHPMKGHPGYWGDDIHRCVDLIRAVDSPAMKLLFDIYHVQIMHGDVIRQLRRYHEFVGHYHTAGNPGRGELDFNQEINYPPIIRAIQETGYTGYLAQEFIPTNPDPIASLRQAFTLCNV; this is encoded by the coding sequence ATGCCCGCTCAACCACCGCCTTCCTCTGAAGCAACCAACGCGACGACGGGGGCTCAGAACGCGACGACTGATCAGCCGACGACTTCCATTCGGCAATCCATTATGGGCTGGTGTTTCAAACCGATGCCGGTGATGACGTTGGCCGCCGAAGCGAAGAAGATTGGCTACGTGGCGCTCGAAGGTGTCGGTGCAGAGCACTATCCGGCGATTCGAGAATTGGGTTTGGAGATCTCGTTGGTTGGCAGCCATGGATTCCAAAAGGGGCCGCTTGATCCTGCGAATCATCAAGCCGTTGAGAAATCGCTTCGACACGGAATCGACCTCGCGGTGAAGTTCGGTGCTCCTTCCGTCATCACCTTCGCCGGAATGCGGACACCCGGCATCACTGAAGAAGCCGCCTTCCGAAATTGCGTGTCCTGTTGGAAACGCGTGGCACCTTACGCGGAGCAGAACGGAATCCAGATCGTGCTGGAACACCTCAACAGCGTCGACGATTCCCATCCGATGAAAGGGCACCCCGGATACTGGGGCGATGATATCCACCGCTGCGTGGATTTGATCCGAGCGGTCGATTCGCCAGCCATGAAACTGCTTTTCGACATTTATCACGTGCAAATCATGCACGGGGACGTGATCCGTCAACTACGCCGTTATCACGAATTTGTGGGGCATTATCACACCGCCGGCAATCCAGGCCGGGGAGAGCTGGATTTTAACCAAGAAATCAACTATCCACCTATCATCAGGGCAATTCAGGAGACCGGTTATACTGGCTACCTCGCCCAAGAATTCATTCCTACCAACCCGGACCCGATCGCCTCTCTCCGCCAAGCCTTCACGTTGTGTAACGTCTGA
- a CDS encoding PA14 domain-containing protein: MRLFSIVLCAFLTWQTFSPSVSADEPKRLDPRSPRWSPLVDVIAKVEPAVVGLFLRDEETGGFNSGSGTIIESSGYVLTNDHVLSSNSGYVVLGKVAGKFEVVGRMPEKDIAIVRLLHVKGRLPTVPLGRSNDVHNGEAVVVAGNPGGRGITITSGIVSSKKTYLDMPNALIATNYNLLARDDFLRFDAASNRGNSGGPLVNMEGKIIGIVSRVNPEEQNAGFAIPIDRVRKLLGRIVEPELRHDRWVGISLNPLAEAAVVATVEEGSPAATAGVLAGDVIEMVAGSRVRNAAQYTLVLDQVLRESEEVELLASRRGSAIPVSLQTVAVPRLQGIELDEHEPGLDYRMYLGKFKKLPEFEEMEVARSGQVDSLNLEEIQADQRDDFALRIDAMFRVPEEGLYRFQITSDDGSRVFLHDKLFLDHDGNHPPMTVSRLVRAGAGLHPIRIEYFEGGGAQTLTVGLTRLDVSKDVDGDDTDPETERTPVEMQFFRVPASDPESKPTSGAPSE; this comes from the coding sequence ATGCGACTTTTTTCGATTGTTCTCTGTGCATTTTTGACTTGGCAAACGTTTTCGCCATCGGTTTCGGCGGATGAACCGAAGAGGCTCGACCCGAGGTCTCCACGCTGGTCACCGCTGGTGGACGTCATTGCGAAGGTGGAGCCCGCGGTAGTCGGTTTGTTTCTAAGGGATGAGGAGACCGGCGGATTCAACTCCGGCAGTGGGACGATCATTGAATCGTCCGGGTATGTGTTGACCAACGATCATGTGTTGTCGAGCAACAGCGGCTACGTGGTTCTGGGCAAAGTTGCTGGCAAATTTGAGGTTGTTGGCAGAATGCCCGAAAAGGACATAGCTATCGTTCGCCTGTTGCACGTGAAGGGTCGCTTGCCGACCGTTCCTTTGGGACGCAGCAACGATGTGCACAATGGCGAAGCGGTCGTCGTGGCGGGCAACCCTGGTGGTCGCGGAATAACGATCACCTCAGGAATCGTCAGTTCAAAAAAGACGTACCTGGACATGCCCAACGCTCTGATCGCGACGAACTACAACCTGCTCGCACGTGACGATTTCTTGCGGTTCGATGCGGCCAGCAATCGCGGAAACTCAGGCGGTCCACTCGTGAACATGGAAGGCAAGATCATTGGCATCGTTTCTCGCGTGAACCCGGAAGAGCAGAACGCCGGATTTGCGATTCCAATCGATCGTGTTCGCAAATTGCTTGGTCGAATTGTTGAACCGGAACTGCGACACGATCGATGGGTTGGCATCTCACTCAATCCGCTTGCCGAGGCAGCCGTTGTCGCCACGGTCGAAGAAGGTTCACCAGCTGCAACAGCGGGGGTACTTGCCGGTGATGTGATTGAGATGGTGGCAGGTAGCCGTGTTCGCAATGCGGCTCAATACACGCTGGTGTTGGATCAAGTGCTCAGAGAATCGGAAGAGGTTGAGTTGCTGGCGAGCAGACGCGGATCAGCGATCCCGGTTTCGCTGCAGACCGTTGCGGTGCCTCGGCTGCAAGGCATCGAGCTGGATGAGCATGAACCTGGTCTGGACTATCGAATGTACCTGGGCAAGTTCAAAAAGTTGCCCGAGTTTGAAGAGATGGAAGTTGCAAGATCAGGGCAAGTGGATTCGCTGAACTTAGAGGAGATCCAGGCTGATCAGCGAGACGATTTTGCGTTGAGGATCGACGCGATGTTCCGCGTGCCGGAGGAAGGTTTGTATCGATTCCAAATCACATCCGACGATGGGAGTCGGGTTTTCCTGCATGACAAACTTTTCTTGGATCACGATGGCAACCATCCCCCCATGACGGTCAGCCGATTGGTTCGAGCCGGCGCCGGTTTGCATCCGATCCGCATCGAGTATTTCGAAGGTGGAGGCGCACAAACGTTGACGGTGGGGCTGACACGCCTAGACGTTTCAAAAGACGTCGACGGCGATGACACGGATCCCGAAACGGAACGAACTCCAGTCGAAATGCAGTTCTTTCGCGTGCCGGCCTCAGACCCTGAGTCGAAACCCACATCGGGAGCTCCGAGCGAGTAA
- a CDS encoding B12-binding domain-containing radical SAM protein, protein MPRIAIINPAFEVSYWGLEYSQPLFGKKANMPVASLPLLAALTPPEHEVVLFDENVEPLDFDELETFDIVALTGMSVQRFRMDSIVSELNDRGCFVVIGGPWVTVEEDYFGDQADVIFIGEAENTWPQFLEEWQQGSHQHRYEQTDKTDMATVPTPRHDLLKSKHYLVGSLQISRGCPFQCEFCDIIVTFGRRPRIKHASQVTAELDSLLAQGMHIVFIVDDNLIGNKKAIKPVLREVAAWQQQHGYPIVFSTEASLDLCEDDELMELMAEANIQSVFIGLESPDEESLKETKKYQNVRSRGGTMLEKVHRIQDFGMEVWCGLIVGFDNDTSEIFATQQKFLKDSRIAHAMVGLLHAIPKTPLYARLLEEGRLDLADEHHYGTNVIPKGMTRDELLRGYLETMRNAYEPDVYFDRLDQLFVHDRFQFRALNTDYFKKHRWQRRKQRTIFTVGFVAMFIRLMWKVPDADLRRTYRRQILAVVRGRFTTPEIYFFYVLKCAMHYHHHRMTSEMIDDPSKFVSTYGKAMRSDESTEEQSDCRSAADQQLTENPIAVSSPSLPVVETTTST, encoded by the coding sequence ATGCCACGGATCGCGATCATCAACCCCGCCTTCGAGGTTTCTTATTGGGGGCTGGAGTATTCGCAGCCTTTGTTTGGCAAAAAAGCCAACATGCCCGTGGCCAGCCTCCCGTTGCTGGCCGCGTTGACACCTCCTGAACATGAAGTCGTCCTGTTCGACGAGAACGTTGAACCATTGGATTTTGATGAACTAGAAACATTTGACATCGTCGCGCTCACGGGGATGAGCGTGCAACGATTCCGGATGGATTCAATCGTCTCCGAATTGAACGACCGAGGTTGCTTCGTTGTCATCGGCGGCCCATGGGTGACGGTCGAAGAGGACTACTTCGGCGATCAAGCGGATGTCATTTTCATCGGCGAAGCTGAAAACACTTGGCCGCAGTTTTTGGAAGAGTGGCAACAAGGCTCGCATCAACATCGGTATGAGCAAACCGACAAGACGGACATGGCGACCGTCCCCACGCCGCGTCACGACCTCCTGAAAAGCAAACACTACCTCGTTGGCAGCTTGCAGATTTCGCGGGGTTGCCCGTTTCAATGCGAGTTCTGCGACATCATCGTCACCTTTGGTCGTCGCCCGCGCATCAAGCATGCATCCCAGGTGACCGCTGAACTCGACAGCTTGCTTGCCCAGGGGATGCACATTGTTTTCATCGTGGATGACAACCTGATCGGCAATAAAAAGGCAATCAAACCGGTCCTTCGTGAAGTCGCCGCGTGGCAACAACAACACGGTTACCCCATCGTTTTCAGCACCGAGGCTTCCTTGGATTTGTGCGAAGATGATGAGCTGATGGAGTTGATGGCGGAAGCCAATATCCAGTCCGTGTTCATCGGACTGGAAAGTCCTGATGAGGAATCACTCAAAGAGACCAAGAAGTATCAAAACGTCCGCAGTCGCGGTGGCACGATGCTGGAAAAAGTTCATCGCATTCAGGACTTTGGAATGGAAGTTTGGTGCGGATTGATTGTTGGTTTTGACAACGACACGTCGGAGATCTTCGCGACGCAGCAAAAGTTCTTGAAGGATTCGCGAATCGCCCATGCGATGGTGGGTCTGCTGCACGCGATTCCAAAGACGCCGCTGTATGCTCGGTTGTTGGAAGAGGGGCGTTTGGATCTGGCGGATGAGCATCACTATGGCACCAACGTTATTCCAAAAGGCATGACACGAGACGAGTTGCTTCGCGGGTACCTAGAAACAATGCGAAATGCATACGAACCTGACGTCTACTTCGATCGCTTGGATCAATTGTTTGTTCACGATCGATTTCAGTTTCGTGCCTTGAACACAGATTATTTCAAAAAGCATCGGTGGCAGCGTCGCAAGCAACGCACCATCTTCACGGTTGGTTTCGTCGCCATGTTCATCCGGTTGATGTGGAAGGTTCCAGATGCCGATTTGCGTCGGACGTACCGGCGTCAGATCTTGGCGGTGGTCCGCGGGAGGTTCACGACCCCGGAGATCTACTTCTTCTACGTGCTGAAGTGTGCGATGCACTATCATCACCACCGTATGACAAGCGAAATGATTGACGATCCCTCCAAGTTTGTTTCGACCTATGGAAAGGCGATGCGTTCGGATGAATCCACCGAGGAACAATCAGACTGCCGGTCCGCGGCTGATCAGCAACTCACAGAAAATCCCATCGCTGTGTCATCACCCAGTTTGCCCGTGGTTGAGACTACGACGTCCACCTGA
- the fliG gene encoding flagellar motor switch protein FliG, whose translation MSIADDRGLTKAAILLMSLPTKVAAKVLGQLPPRLIETISIKIAQIDSVGGDEQEVVIAEFLTSKASSIYASPGGLERAKELIKEALGRDAGELIGNLQQTIDAMPFGFVKKVDTQTLLQFIGEEHPQTIALLLSHVPSSYAAEVLAGLDPVKQLEVIRRIASIGRTSPAAVSELERGLELRLSNMVNQQHSNTGGVESVAEILNVVERAIERTIMESLGREDPELSEDIRRLMFVFEDISKLGDRDIQALLKNVETAQWAMALKGASEGLQQKVLRNMSSRAAENLQEEMGYLGSVRISEVEAVQQKIVDIVRHLEDTGEISRPTGEAEEEYVT comes from the coding sequence ATGAGTATCGCTGACGATCGCGGATTGACGAAAGCGGCAATCTTGCTGATGAGCCTTCCCACGAAGGTCGCGGCAAAGGTCCTCGGTCAACTTCCGCCGCGATTGATCGAAACGATCAGCATCAAAATCGCGCAGATCGACTCGGTCGGTGGCGACGAACAAGAAGTCGTGATCGCTGAGTTCCTGACCAGCAAAGCGAGCTCGATCTACGCCAGCCCAGGTGGCCTGGAACGAGCCAAGGAACTGATCAAAGAAGCGTTGGGGCGGGATGCCGGAGAACTGATCGGCAACCTGCAACAAACCATCGATGCGATGCCGTTCGGCTTTGTCAAAAAGGTCGACACGCAAACTCTGCTGCAATTCATCGGGGAAGAACACCCGCAAACGATTGCTCTGCTGCTTTCGCACGTTCCCTCGTCCTACGCCGCGGAAGTGCTGGCCGGACTCGATCCCGTGAAACAGCTGGAAGTCATCCGGCGCATCGCGTCGATCGGGCGAACCAGCCCTGCGGCGGTTTCCGAACTTGAACGTGGCCTAGAACTTCGCCTCAGCAACATGGTCAACCAACAACACAGCAACACCGGTGGCGTCGAAAGCGTCGCGGAGATCCTCAACGTGGTCGAACGTGCCATCGAGAGAACCATCATGGAATCACTGGGTCGCGAAGATCCCGAGCTATCCGAAGACATTCGACGATTGATGTTCGTCTTTGAGGATATTTCCAAACTTGGTGATCGCGATATCCAAGCGTTGCTGAAGAATGTCGAAACGGCTCAGTGGGCGATGGCGCTGAAGGGCGCCAGCGAGGGGCTGCAACAGAAAGTGCTGCGAAACATGAGTTCGCGAGCGGCCGAGAATTTGCAGGAAGAAATGGGGTACTTGGGCAGTGTTCGCATCAGCGAAGTCGAAGCTGTCCAGCAAAAAATTGTCGACATCGTCCGGCATCTCGAGGACACCGGCGAAATCTCACGCCCAACCGGCGAAGCCGAAGAAGAGTACGTCACCTGA
- a CDS encoding Na+/H+ antiporter NhaC family protein → MFDGIESLFPPAVAIILALLTRRVLLPLAIGIFVGTLLLSSRESPGPLESVVRATTQFVVTIEQSVRDMDHLHVLAFTLLLGGMVGVLESAGSMARMISGWTRRVSTRRGGQTLIGFTGLLIFFDDYANTLLVGGTMRTTAQRYGISRAKLAYLVDSTAAPVAGLTLVSTWVATELSYLQTGLIDAGIEATNMTFSVFLHSLPYRFYPLLALWFVFVIARSGRDFGPMWAEENAAARQPINHHLSSSSTSWRDTLASVMPIVVCLIVISGVLVWTGLQEPMEGEMSTWQTFGHVIGNGNSYLALVVGGGAGLFVAGTLAMLLSKVSWELVVMGSLQGMLQMLPAMAVLWLAWGLSSLTGADQLDTGGYLASILDERLPVEWLPTCVFLLAAFIAFATGTSWGTMAILTPLAVALSINLQQALLGTADAVSSSGLSTAANASLAMSPICLATFSSVLAGAIFGDHCSPLSDTTVLSSRACDCNHVLHVRTQMPYALVVGVTCILFGTLPASWGISPWISLLISATVLWLIVRVLGKPPQTAAP, encoded by the coding sequence ATGTTCGACGGCATCGAATCGTTATTTCCGCCCGCCGTCGCGATCATCTTGGCTCTGCTCACCCGCCGCGTTTTGCTTCCTCTCGCGATCGGTATTTTTGTTGGCACCTTGTTGTTGTCGTCTCGCGAAAGCCCCGGCCCCTTGGAATCGGTCGTTCGAGCGACAACCCAATTTGTCGTGACGATTGAACAGTCCGTTCGCGACATGGATCACCTTCACGTCCTCGCCTTCACATTGCTTTTGGGCGGAATGGTGGGCGTGCTGGAGTCCGCTGGCAGCATGGCCCGGATGATTTCCGGATGGACTCGTCGCGTGTCCACTCGCCGCGGTGGGCAAACACTGATCGGCTTCACTGGATTGTTGATCTTCTTTGACGACTACGCCAACACACTGCTGGTCGGCGGAACGATGCGAACCACGGCGCAGCGGTACGGGATCTCGAGAGCCAAGCTGGCCTATCTGGTTGATTCCACGGCCGCTCCCGTCGCGGGGCTGACGCTTGTGAGCACCTGGGTCGCAACCGAACTCAGCTACTTGCAGACCGGCCTCATTGACGCCGGAATCGAAGCGACGAACATGACCTTTTCAGTCTTCTTGCATAGCCTTCCCTATCGTTTCTACCCGCTGTTGGCATTGTGGTTTGTCTTTGTCATCGCTCGATCGGGACGAGACTTCGGGCCAATGTGGGCGGAAGAAAACGCCGCGGCGAGACAGCCAATCAATCATCATCTTTCTTCGTCATCCACATCGTGGCGAGATACGCTTGCCTCGGTCATGCCGATTGTCGTGTGCTTGATTGTGATCAGCGGTGTTCTGGTCTGGACGGGACTGCAGGAACCGATGGAAGGCGAGATGTCGACCTGGCAAACCTTTGGGCACGTCATCGGGAATGGAAATTCTTATCTAGCACTTGTCGTTGGCGGTGGGGCGGGGCTGTTCGTCGCTGGGACGCTCGCCATGCTTCTGAGCAAAGTGTCGTGGGAGTTGGTTGTCATGGGATCATTGCAAGGCATGCTGCAAATGTTGCCAGCGATGGCGGTGCTTTGGTTGGCATGGGGACTGTCGTCGCTGACCGGGGCGGACCAACTCGACACGGGAGGCTATCTCGCGTCGATTCTGGATGAACGTCTCCCCGTCGAATGGCTTCCCACCTGCGTGTTTCTGTTGGCCGCCTTCATTGCATTCGCCACCGGAACCAGTTGGGGCACCATGGCGATTCTGACCCCGCTGGCCGTTGCGCTATCAATCAATCTGCAACAAGCTCTTCTGGGTACAGCGGACGCTGTTTCCTCGTCGGGCTTGTCAACGGCAGCGAATGCGTCTCTCGCGATGTCGCCGATCTGCCTCGCCACGTTCAGCAGCGTGCTCGCCGGGGCGATCTTCGGTGATCATTGCTCCCCGCTATCCGATACGACGGTGTTGTCCAGCCGAGCTTGTGATTGCAATCACGTGCTGCACGTGCGAACACAAATGCCTTACGCGTTGGTGGTCGGCGTCACGTGTATTCTTTTTGGGACACTGCCTGCATCCTGGGGCATCTCGCCTTGGATCAGTCTGCTGATCTCCGCGACGGTGCTCTGGTTGATCGTTCGCGTGCTCGGCAAACCTCCCCAAACCGCAGCACCCTAG
- a CDS encoding 3-keto-disaccharide hydrolase gives MKTYFFAAVTLCVSTLLAHSPAAMAEDAAKTGKWETLFDGSNLDAWREYNRESVTTGWKIDGDALTCISRKDQGEGARGENLITKEKYAAFELELDFKVTPAANSGVMFHVVETKKPPYYTGPEIQIQDHKGGHDPQKCGWLYQLYPAETDSTKPAGEWNHLRVLITPAKCQIEVNGVLYSEFVKGSDDWNERVAKSKFGKWEGFGEPTNGHICLQDHNDEVSYRNIRVRRL, from the coding sequence ATGAAAACGTATTTCTTTGCTGCTGTCACACTGTGTGTTTCGACACTTCTTGCCCATTCACCCGCCGCAATGGCGGAGGACGCCGCCAAGACCGGAAAGTGGGAAACACTTTTCGACGGCAGCAACTTGGATGCTTGGCGCGAATACAACCGCGAATCGGTGACGACCGGTTGGAAGATTGATGGCGATGCGTTGACGTGCATCTCACGCAAAGATCAAGGCGAAGGTGCTCGCGGCGAAAACTTGATTACAAAAGAAAAGTATGCAGCGTTTGAGCTGGAACTCGATTTCAAAGTCACCCCCGCAGCGAACAGCGGTGTGATGTTCCATGTCGTCGAAACAAAGAAGCCGCCTTACTACACCGGACCTGAGATTCAGATCCAGGATCACAAGGGCGGCCACGATCCACAAAAATGTGGATGGTTGTATCAGCTGTATCCCGCGGAAACGGATTCAACCAAACCCGCCGGCGAGTGGAATCACTTGCGAGTGCTGATCACACCTGCGAAGTGCCAGATTGAAGTCAACGGTGTTCTCTACAGTGAGTTCGTCAAAGGCAGCGATGATTGGAACGAACGTGTTGCCAAGTCAAAGTTTGGCAAGTGGGAAGGCTTTGGCGAACCCACAAACGGTCACATTTGCTTGCAAGATCACAACGACGAAGTTTCGTATCGCAACATTCGCGTTCGGCGTCTGTAG
- a CDS encoding DUF6702 family protein has product MLLHPTQETLCELQWNQETKRIEIAFRLSLADEERLMKEAEVALSKSRERGTEETAGEKSAPRLKPQQLAFGRHMTFGNDDACLPAPAFANAAKYRWVGRREEGIHVWWFAEFAVSKTDKTEINLPSHVRCDLFVDTARNTVHPSGHGPHDAFQNTFVILGHPVPVSAVITPREPVAELKWPD; this is encoded by the coding sequence ATGCTTCTGCATCCCACCCAAGAGACGTTGTGCGAACTTCAGTGGAATCAGGAGACCAAGCGAATCGAAATTGCGTTTCGCTTGTCGCTTGCCGATGAAGAACGCTTGATGAAGGAAGCCGAAGTGGCTCTTTCAAAATCACGCGAACGCGGCACAGAGGAGACAGCCGGCGAAAAGTCGGCTCCACGGTTGAAGCCGCAGCAACTGGCGTTTGGTCGGCACATGACGTTTGGCAACGACGACGCGTGCCTGCCCGCACCGGCGTTTGCAAACGCTGCGAAGTATCGCTGGGTGGGCCGCCGAGAAGAAGGCATCCACGTGTGGTGGTTCGCCGAATTCGCGGTGTCGAAAACCGACAAGACCGAGATCAATCTGCCCAGCCATGTGCGATGTGATTTGTTCGTCGACACCGCTAGAAACACCGTGCACCCGAGTGGTCATGGACCTCACGACGCGTTTCAAAACACGTTCGTGATTCTGGGGCATCCAGTCCCGGTTTCCGCCGTGATCACACCGCGAGAACCGGTTGCTGAGTTGAAATGGCCTGACTGA
- a CDS encoding ParA family protein, with protein MRSIAVINQKGGVGKTTSSVNLAAALARSGRRVCVMDLDPQAHASLHLGITAIDGSVPSMYEVLCSDVSLSEARQQVGENLFVVPSNLDLAAAEMELAGEVGREMILSDKLADDEEDFDYLVLDCPPSLGVLTLNALVAVEEVFLPLQPHFLALHGLSKLLRTIEVVSRRMNNKLRLSGVVLCMYDANTRLAAEVSTDIDEFFAASKDGREFFTGAKFFDTRIRRNIRLAEAPSFGQSIFDYSSDSNGAVDYQSLAEEVLAQETASAGRSAKASPQNARMAA; from the coding sequence ATGCGATCAATCGCAGTCATCAATCAAAAAGGTGGTGTGGGCAAAACGACCAGCAGCGTCAATTTGGCCGCCGCTCTCGCTCGATCCGGTCGTCGCGTCTGTGTGATGGATTTGGATCCACAAGCCCACGCGTCATTGCACCTTGGAATCACCGCGATCGATGGAAGTGTTCCGTCGATGTACGAAGTTCTGTGCAGTGATGTATCGCTCTCAGAAGCTCGACAACAAGTCGGTGAAAACCTGTTCGTCGTCCCGTCCAACTTGGACTTGGCCGCCGCTGAAATGGAGTTGGCCGGTGAAGTTGGTCGCGAAATGATTTTGAGCGACAAGCTCGCCGACGACGAAGAAGACTTCGACTACTTGGTGTTGGATTGCCCGCCCAGCTTGGGCGTGCTCACGTTGAATGCTTTGGTCGCGGTCGAAGAAGTCTTTTTGCCGCTTCAGCCACACTTTTTGGCGCTGCACGGATTGTCGAAACTACTGCGAACGATCGAAGTCGTTTCGCGACGCATGAACAACAAACTGCGTCTCAGCGGAGTTGTGTTGTGCATGTACGATGCGAACACACGCCTGGCCGCCGAAGTCAGCACTGATATCGACGAATTCTTTGCCGCGTCGAAAGACGGCCGCGAATTTTTCACCGGTGCCAAGTTCTTTGACACTCGCATTCGTCGTAACATTCGATTGGCGGAAGCTCCCAGCTTTGGGCAGTCGATCTTCGATTACTCCAGCGACAGCAACGGAGCGGTTGACTACCAATCGCTCGCCGAAGAGGTACTGGCTCAAGAAACCGCCAGTGCTGGCAGATCGGCCAAGGCATCGCCTCAGAACGCACGAATGGCGGCTTGA